The DNA sequence TGTGCGCCGCGCCTTGGCCAAATTCCTGGACCGTCAGCTATTAGGAATGTGCATGTATGGCATATACCCTTGAGCATAGTCCATACTTCTCTCGTCCGTCTATTGAGGAGATGTTTTGATGTCGATTAGGACGCCGATCAGGCTGGACCCCGACATCCGGCCGACCGTCAACGTCGATGAGGCGGCGGTTGCGCTTGGGGTAGCCAAGACGACCCTGTACGGCGCAATTCATGATGGCTCCCTCCCGTTCATCCGGGTGAGGGGCCGGATCCGTATTCCAACTGCAGCATTGCGCCGGATGCTTCAACTCGATCCGCCGTCAGCCGGTTGAATGAGCCTCACCTACAACGCGGAGGAAATGGCAAAGCTGCTCGCTACGTCCACTTGGGCGGTGTACGAGCATTGCCGGCGAGGGGACTTTCCATTTGAACCGATCCGGGTGGGACGTCTTCTGAGGTGGCCGAAATCCGCTGTCAATCGAGCTCTCGGTATCGACCTTGACTCAGCTTCGGAAGCGGGCGACAGAGATATGCACAACGGAATGGACTCATGACCGTACCGGCCGGCGGCCGAAGCTAGCGGCTGTATTCGCACTCGACGCCACGATCGCGAACCCTAAGCAGCCACTGCCTCGGCCCTGTATGGACAAG is a window from the Acidimicrobiales bacterium genome containing:
- a CDS encoding helix-turn-helix domain-containing protein; translation: MSIRTPIRLDPDIRPTVNVDEAAVALGVAKTTLYGAIHDGSLPFIRVRGRIRIPTAALRRMLQLDPPSAG